The nucleotide window TCCAAAGAGTGTTCAGAGTTAAAAACTTCCACAAGTTCATTCAAATCCGAGTTGATTTTAATTCCAATTCCGATTATTCCAAGTAGGACAAAACCAACAATTATTAAAATCCATTTTTTCATTAAAAATCAAGATTTTTTACTTTTTAGATTGCACAATAATTTCCAAATTCCAATTGAAATTATAAAAGCAATTAGAAAATCAATAAATAAATATCCATAATAAGTTTCAGTTGGATTTTCTGGGCATTCAAAACACATTCCGCTCCATTTAATATGGAATGTGAAAGGAAAACCATAAGTGTCATTTCCGTCAAATGGTGTTTCAATTTTCATAGTCACTAATGTTATGACTACGAATATGATAATTGTTAGAATTAATATTTGAATGACGGTTTTCATAAATGACGCACAACGGTTCGGCTATGAACAGTTGCGTGGGTTAGCTCTGACTTTTGCAAATACATGACAAGCTGAAAATTGCGAAGGAATTTTCAGTATAAGCCTGTAATAGCAATTGTTTATAGCCATTGTTGTGGTGTCGTTTTTTCTACGCTGATATTGGTCTTACGTTTATCTGTCCGCCAATTGCTTTCAGCACTTTCATTATGGTTCCAAACTGTGGTTTTGCACCATCCGATAATGCTTTGTAGAGGCTTGGTCTGCTCATTCCAGTTTGTTCCGCTATTTTGGTCATTCCGATTGCCTTTGCAATGTGACCGATTGCCACAATCAAATCAGAACTGTCTCCGTCTTCAAGAACCGTATTCAAGTATTCGGCAATCATTTCTTCGCTGTCCAAATAATCCGCTATGTCAAATTTTGTTGTCGCCATTTTATTCGTCTTTTATTCTATTCCAGATTTCTTTCGCTTTTTTGATGTCCTTTTGTTGGGTCGATTTATCTCCACCAATCAAAAGAACAACAATTTGGTTTCCTTTTTCTTT belongs to Winogradskyella sp. J14-2 and includes:
- a CDS encoding addiction module antidote protein, with product MATTKFDIADYLDSEEMIAEYLNTVLEDGDSSDLIVAIGHIAKAIGMTKIAEQTGMSRPSLYKALSDGAKPQFGTIMKVLKAIGGQINVRPISA